In Dioscorea cayenensis subsp. rotundata cultivar TDr96_F1 chromosome 11, TDr96_F1_v2_PseudoChromosome.rev07_lg8_w22 25.fasta, whole genome shotgun sequence, a single genomic region encodes these proteins:
- the LOC120271712 gene encoding uncharacterized protein LOC120271712, whose product MFSERLSLHVVSNYANNADLKLLILKLGHGYDLQALLGPNLPCKKKPSNIFNSMFISTASTASKMLISTASSAMINREGERWGVMDHVRYLIMLVVWLHVWALRFFMDMFPGRQKPSFYTIGYGSSSSSSSSSSMALVPYDKHGRSWCASTLGIGRSLSHMLGMLNEIPASSRKYEFMLAMADKMLNENMQQGHPALIDVNRAVLSSAFSHTWIVPAMDTWRSGSKFERRVAVTAPTVSTSEWLEAEKLAHELVWITNKLIANDAIGEAIVRWAFASGLAGLSLTSHPRVQSSLIKVTAMLVREMAKGEWERMGRQVRFGIVAIWLPLLCYARNGVTAPVLVGLERWELERAIEELIGTLPLDDQEIILGNWLEDFAASDSNWPNLQGSFERWCCQSRKLLQ is encoded by the exons ATGTTCTCCGAACGTTTGTCACTGCATGTAGTGTCAAATTATGCAAACAATGCAGATCTTAAACTTCT AATCCTCAAACTTGGACATGGCTATGACCTCCAAGCTCTCCTTGGACCAAACTTACCTTgcaaaaaaaaaccctcaaacATCTTCAATTCCATGTTCATCTCCACTGCAAGCACTGCCTCAAAGATGCTAATCTCTACTGCCTCTTCAGCCATGATTAACAGAGAAGGAGAAAGATGGGGAGTCATGGATCACGTCAGATATCTAATCATGTTAGTTGTTTGGCTCCATGTTTGGGCTCTTCGTTTCTTCATGGATATGTTTCCGGGTAGACAAAAACCTTCTTTTTATACCATTGGTTatggatcatcttcttcttcatcatcatcatcatccatggcTTTGGTCCCATATGACAAGCATGGAAGGAGCTGGTGTGCTTCTACTCTTGGGATTGGAAGATCACTCTCTCAT ATGTTGGGGATGTTGAATGAAATTCCAGCGAGCTCAAGAAAGTATGAGTTCATGCTGGCGATGGCGGATAAGATGTTGAACGAGAACATGCAACAAGGGCACCCAGCGTTGATCGACGTGAACAGAGCGGTGCTCTCGTCGGCGTTTTCCCACACGT GGATTGTGCCAGCGATGGACACGTGGAGGTCGGGGTCTAAGTTTGAGAGACGGGTGGCGGTGACGGCGCCGACGGTGAGCACGAGTGAGTGGTTGGAGGCGGAGAAGTTGGCGCATGAGTTGGTTTGGATTACTAATAAGTTGATAGCCAACGATGCTATCGGGGAAGCCATCGTACGGTGGGCCTTTGCCTCGGGATTGGCTGGATTATCTCTCACTTCTCATCCAAGGGTCCAGAGTTCACTCATCAAAGTTACAG CGATGTTGGTGAGAGAAATGGCAAAAGGAGAATGGGAGAGGATGGGGAGACAGGTGAGATTTGGAATAGTGGCGATATGGCTTCCGTTGTTATGTTATGCGAGGAATGGGGTGACGGCGCCAGTGCTAGTGGGGTTAGAGAGATGGGAGCTGGAAAGAGCTATAGAAGAGCTCATTGGAACTTTACCATTGGATGACCAGGAGATCATACTTGGTAATTGGCTGGAGGACTTTGCGGCGTCGGATAGTAACTGGCCGAACCTCCAGGGGAGCTTTGAACGATGGTGTTGTCAATCTCGGAAGCTTCTGCAGTGA